The DNA region CGATGACCGACGTCACCGGCTTCGGCCTGCTCGGCCATGCGCTCGAAATGGCGCGCGGCTCGAACAAGAAGGTAACGGTGAAAGCCGCGGCGCTGCCGTTCCTCAAGGACGCGGCACGTTTGACCCAGGAAGGCTTCATCACCGGCGCCTCGGGCCGCAACTGGAAGAGCTACGACACCAGCGTCGTGCTGCCGGATGGCACGCCCGACTGGCAGCGGCAGCTTTTGTGCGATCCGCAGACCTCGGGCGGCCTGCTCGTCTCCTGCGCCGCCGAGCGCGCTGGCGCCATCCTCGACACCATCCAGGCGGCCGGCTATCCTGCCGCACGCATCATCGGCACGGTGAGCGACGGCAAGCCACAGGTTGTCGTGGAAGCGTGATCAGGACGCCGGCTGGCGCAACGTATCAAGCGCCTTGCGCACCAGCGGATCGAGCCCGGCGCCGCCGGCATCGACATGCGCGAAGATCTTGTTGCGCATGCGCGGCTCCCAGAACTTCCTGATGTGCGTCGCCACGCCCTCGACAGCCTCCTTCTCGCCCTGCGAGACGAAGAACTTGCCGATCTGGTTGGCCATATAGACGAGCTTATCCGGCGACGACATGGAGCGTCCGCTCTTCCTTGATCCGCTGCGGATGGGTGAAGATTTCAAAGCCGTCGTGACGCGCCACCGCGACCAGCGTCATGCCGGCGGCTTGCGCCGTGCGCGCCGCCAGCGCCGTCGGCGCCGACACCGCGACCAGCATCGGAATGCCCAGCGCTGCCGCCTTCTGGATCATCTCGACCGACAGACGGCTGGTGACGACGGCAAAGCCCTCGGCGCCCGAGACGCCGCGGCGCACCAGCGCACCCGCCAGCTTGTCGAGCGCATTATGGCGGCCGACATCCTCGCGCACGGCGACGAGGCCTTGCGACGGCGTGTAGAAGGCGGCGCCGTGCACGGCCCGCGTCTGCGCGTTAAGCACCTGTTGGCTTTCAAGCGCGGCAAGCGCGCGCATGATGTCCTGAGGCGCGAACATGACGTTATCGGCGATGGAGGCAGGCGCGCGCATCGCTTCGTCGAGCGATTCGATGCCGCACAGGCCGCAACCGGTCGGCCCTGCGAGATAGCGCCGGCGCTCGTGAAAGGCGCTGGCATGTGGCTCGGTGAGGCGCATGCGCAACTCGATGCCGATGTCCTGCTCGATGACTTCGAGCTGCTCGATGGCATGCGGCGACGCGACGATGCCTTCGGTGATACTGAAGCCGACGGCGAAGTCCTCGAGATCCTGCGGCGTCGCCATCATCACGGCATAGGACGAACCGTTATAGGTGAAGGCGATGGCCGCCTCTTCCGGAATCGCGCGTTCGCCCGGCGCGAGGCGCCCGCCGCGCCAGGCTATACGTTCGACGATGCGAACCGGATCGGTCACGGCCTACTCCGCAGCCTCCGCCGGAACGATGCGGCGCGTCTCCTTGGAGAAGCGCTCGTATTCCTCCTGCCACGGCGTCGGGCCGTTCGAGAGCGAGATCTGCACCGCCGTCACCTTGTATTCCGGGCAGTTGGTCGCCCAATCGGAATAGTCCGTGGTGATGACGTTGGCCTGCGTGTCCGGGTGGTGGAACGTCGTGTAGACGACGCCCGGCGCCACGCGGTCGGTGATCGTGGCGCGTAGCGTCGTCTCGCCGGCGCGGCTGGCGAGCTTGACCCAGTCGCCTTCCTTGACGCCACGCTGCTCGGCGTCGTGCGGATGGATCTCCAGCACGTCCTCGGCATGCCACATCGAGTTGGCGGTGCGGCGGGTCTGCGCGCCGACATTGTACTGCGACAGGATGCGGCCGGTGGTGAGCAGCAGCGGAAAGCGCGGCCCGGTCTTCTCGTCGGTCGCGATGTATTCGGTGATGATGAACTTGCCCTTGCCGCGCACGAAACCGTTGACGTGCATGATCGGCGAGCCTTCCGGCGCCTTGTCGTTGCACGGCCACTGCACCGACCCGCGCTTCTCCAGCATGTCGTAGGACACATTGGCGAAGCCGGGGGTCAGCCGCGCGATCTCATCCATGATCTGCGAGGGATGGCTGTAGTGCATCGGATAGCCGAGCGCGTTGGACAGCAACACGGTGATTTCCCAATCGGCATAGCCGTTCTTGGGCGACATCACTTTGCGCACGCGCTGGATGCGCCGTTCGGCATTGGTGAAGGTGCCGTCCTTCTCCAGGAAGGTCGAACCCGGCAGGAACACATGCGCGAAGCGCGCGGTCTCGTTCAGGAACAGGTCCTGCACCACCACGCATTCCATCGCCGCAAGGCCGGCCGACACATGCTTGGTGTCGGGATCGGACTGCAGAATATCCTCGCCTTGAATGTAGATGCCTTTGAACGTGCCCTCGACCGCGGCATCGAGCATGTTCGGGATGCGCAGGCCCGGCTCCTTGTCGAGGATGACGTTCCAATCCTTCTCGAAGAGCTGGCGCGGCTCGTCGAGCGAGATGTGGCGATAGCCCGCGAGTTCGTGCGGGAACGAACCCATGTCGCAGGAGCCCTGCACGTTGTTCTGGCCGCGCAGCGGGTTCACGCCGACGCCCTTGCGGCCGATATTGCCGGTGCACATCGCCAGATTGGCGATGCCCATGACCGTGGTCGAGCCCTGCGAGTGCTCGGTGACGCCGAGGCCGTAATAGATCGCGCCGTTGCCGCCGGTGGCGTAGAGGCGCGCGGCACCGCGGATGGTCTCCGCCGGCACGCCCGACAGCTTGGCCACGGCCTCCGGCGAATTCTGCGGCAGCGAGACGAACTCGGCCCAGTGCTGGAATTCATCCCAGTCGCAGCGCTCGCGGATGAACTTCTCGTCGAACAAGCCTTCGGTGACGATGACATGCGCCAGCGCCGTGACGATGGCGACGTTCGTGCCTGGCAGGAGCGCGAGGTGATAGTCGGCCTTGACGTGCGCCGATTCCACCATCTCGGTGCGGCGCGGATCGATAACGATCAGCTTGGCGCCCTGGCGCAGCCGTTTCTTCATGCGCGAGGCGAACACCGGATGCGCCGCCGCCGGATTGGCGCCGATGACGACGATGACGTCAGAATCTTCGACCGAGTCGAAGTTCTGCGTGCCGGCCGAGGTGCCGTAAGCCTGGCCGAGGCCGTAACCGGTCGGCGAGTGGCACACGCGGGCGCAGGTGTCGACATTGTTGTTGCCGAAGCCCGCGCGGATCAGCTTCTGTACCAGGAAGGTTTCTTCGTTGGTGCAGCGCGACGAGGTGATGCCGCCGACCGAATCCTTGCCGTATTTCTTCTGGATGCGCTTGAACTCGGACGCGGCGTAGCCGATCGCCTCGTCCCAGCTCACTTCTTTCCACGGTTCGTGGATCGACGAGCGGATCATCGGATTGAGGATACGCTCCTTGTGGGTCGCATAGCCCCAGGCGAAGCGGCCCTTGACGCAGGAA from Pseudolabrys taiwanensis includes:
- the fdhD gene encoding formate dehydrogenase accessory sulfurtransferase FdhD, encoding MTDPVRIVERIAWRGGRLAPGERAIPEEAAIAFTYNGSSYAVMMATPQDLEDFAVGFSITEGIVASPHAIEQLEVIEQDIGIELRMRLTEPHASAFHERRRYLAGPTGCGLCGIESLDEAMRAPASIADNVMFAPQDIMRALAALESQQVLNAQTRAVHGAAFYTPSQGLVAVREDVGRHNALDKLAGALVRRGVSGAEGFAVVTSRLSVEMIQKAAALGIPMLVAVSAPTALAARTAQAAGMTLVAVARHDGFEIFTHPQRIKEERTLHVVAG
- the fdhF gene encoding formate dehydrogenase subunit alpha; the encoded protein is MSLVHEIDYGTPRPKTDKTVTLTIDGMSVTVAEGTSIMRAAMEMGTQIPKLCATDMVDAFGSCRLCLVEIEGRAGTPASCTTPVAPGMVVKTQTDRLQRLRKGVMELYISDHPLDCLTCSANGDCELQDMAGAVGLRDVRYGYEGENHVFARKDGKPNDNWLPKDESNPYFTYDPSKCIVCSRCVRACEEVQGTFALTVAGRGFDSRVSPGMEESFLGSECVSCGACVQACPTATLNEKKVIEIGKPEHSVVTTCAYCGVGCAFKAEMRGEELVRMVPYKDGEANRGHSCVKGRFAWGYATHKERILNPMIRSSIHEPWKEVSWDEAIGYAASEFKRIQKKYGKDSVGGITSSRCTNEETFLVQKLIRAGFGNNNVDTCARVCHSPTGYGLGQAYGTSAGTQNFDSVEDSDVIVVIGANPAAAHPVFASRMKKRLRQGAKLIVIDPRRTEMVESAHVKADYHLALLPGTNVAIVTALAHVIVTEGLFDEKFIRERCDWDEFQHWAEFVSLPQNSPEAVAKLSGVPAETIRGAARLYATGGNGAIYYGLGVTEHSQGSTTVMGIANLAMCTGNIGRKGVGVNPLRGQNNVQGSCDMGSFPHELAGYRHISLDEPRQLFEKDWNVILDKEPGLRIPNMLDAAVEGTFKGIYIQGEDILQSDPDTKHVSAGLAAMECVVVQDLFLNETARFAHVFLPGSTFLEKDGTFTNAERRIQRVRKVMSPKNGYADWEITVLLSNALGYPMHYSHPSQIMDEIARLTPGFANVSYDMLEKRGSVQWPCNDKAPEGSPIMHVNGFVRGKGKFIITEYIATDEKTGPRFPLLLTTGRILSQYNVGAQTRRTANSMWHAEDVLEIHPHDAEQRGVKEGDWVKLASRAGETTLRATITDRVAPGVVYTTFHHPDTQANVITTDYSDWATNCPEYKVTAVQISLSNGPTPWQEEYERFSKETRRIVPAEAAE
- a CDS encoding formate dehydrogenase subunit delta — translated: MSSPDKLVYMANQIGKFFVSQGEKEAVEGVATHIRKFWEPRMRNKIFAHVDAGGAGLDPLVRKALDTLRQPAS